One Candidatus Bathyarchaeota archaeon DNA window includes the following coding sequences:
- a CDS encoding isocitrate/isopropylmalate dehydrogenase family protein yields the protein MYKIAVLPGDGIGPEVTEAAVKVLHAVQEAVEGLELVLIYGDAGYYCIDKYGTNLPTETISLLKETAACLKGPMTTPEDPGAPPSVAVTIRKKFDLYANLRPCRALPGVPAANPKIDMLIVRENTEGLYSGIEFEVSKGRGIAIRVITQEASEKIARIAFNYASKRKKHLTCVHKRNILRITDGIFREAVFRIANEYPDVLVDEEHVDAMAMRLIKEPEKFDVIVTTNLFGDILSDEAAQLAGGIGLMPGANIGDSYGMFEPVHGSAPKHAGKNRANPIAMILASKMMMEYLNEKEAANRIENAVISVLREGRVRTYDLGGNSTTTEVGEAIAKKVLEHS from the coding sequence ATCTATAAGATCGCGGTCCTTCCTGGTGATGGAATAGGTCCAGAAGTTACAGAAGCCGCTGTCAAAGTTCTTCATGCAGTCCAAGAAGCAGTAGAGGGGTTAGAGCTTGTGCTGATATACGGAGATGCTGGATACTACTGTATCGATAAATATGGCACTAATCTTCCAACTGAGACAATAAGTCTCCTAAAGGAGACTGCTGCTTGCCTGAAGGGTCCCATGACGACTCCAGAGGATCCAGGCGCACCTCCTAGCGTCGCTGTGACCATCAGGAAAAAATTTGATCTCTACGCTAATCTGCGGCCGTGTAGAGCTCTTCCAGGGGTACCCGCAGCCAATCCTAAGATCGATATGCTGATAGTCAGGGAGAATACGGAGGGGCTTTATTCCGGCATTGAATTTGAAGTTTCCAAGGGGAGGGGCATCGCTATAAGGGTTATTACACAAGAAGCTTCGGAAAAGATTGCAAGAATAGCCTTTAATTATGCCTCTAAACGTAAAAAGCATCTTACTTGCGTTCACAAAAGGAACATCTTGAGAATCACGGACGGTATCTTCAGGGAAGCCGTGTTCAGGATTGCTAACGAGTATCCAGACGTCCTTGTAGACGAGGAACATGTAGATGCAATGGCGATGAGGTTGATAAAAGAACCTGAAAAGTTTGACGTTATAGTAACAACAAACCTTTTCGGAGACATTTTATCGGATGAGGCAGCTCAACTTGCTGGGGGCATAGGTCTTATGCCGGGTGCAAATATTGGAGACTCTTATGGGATGTTTGAGCCTGTGCATGGTTCAGCTCCTAAACATGCTGGAAAAAACAGAGCAAACCCAATTGCGATGATCTTAGCATCAAAGATGATGATGGAATACCTCAACGAGAAGGAGGCGGCAAATCGTATTGAAAATGCAGTAATATCAGTTCTGCGGGAGGGACGTGTTAGAACATATGACTTAGGCGGAAATTCGACGACTACTGAAGTCGGCGAAGCTATCGCAAAAAAAGTGCTTGAACATTCATAG
- a CDS encoding RDD family protein → MTYCRDCGAQLPEDARYCPICGKAVEHIVTKRIPAASWGDRFLAWLIDVIIVGIFLSTLKSLFLLSIWPIIFPIQRLIIWIPFSMIGLDNVIYFIYWTLMEGISGQSLGKMVLNLRVTRSDGAPLTLSTAAIESFGKAFMLPLDCLVGWIFYPTRRQRLFNYLSGTIVTKDSGREYF, encoded by the coding sequence TTGACTTATTGCAGAGATTGCGGAGCCCAATTGCCAGAGGACGCTAGGTATTGTCCTATATGCGGGAAGGCTGTGGAACATATAGTAACTAAAAGGATACCCGCAGCAAGCTGGGGGGATAGATTTCTAGCATGGCTTATTGATGTGATAATCGTCGGAATATTTCTTTCCACACTCAAATCTTTATTCTTATTGTCGATATGGCCCATAATATTCCCTATTCAGCGTCTCATAATCTGGATCCCCTTTTCCATGATCGGTCTTGATAATGTGATATACTTCATTTATTGGACTTTAATGGAGGGCATTAGTGGTCAATCACTCGGAAAAATGGTTCTGAATCTACGTGTAACAAGATCTGATGGCGCACCCTTAACTTTAAGTACAGCCGCCATAGAAAGTTTTGGAAAGGCTTTTATGCTGCCACTAGACTGTCTCGTCGGATGGATTTTTTATCCTACAAGGAGACAAAGGCTCTTTAATTATCTTTCAGGAACCATTGTTACGAAGGATAGTGGAAGAGAGTATTTTTGA
- a CDS encoding tyrosine--tRNA ligase, with amino-acid sequence MDINGKLNLIVRNTEEIVTREELHSLLETKSRPKAYWGFECSGFMHVGMGLICGSKIKDMVKAGFDFIIFLADWHSWINNKLGGKMENIRLAGEYFKECFEALGVITSGVKVVWASDIVGDVEYWEKVVRIAKSSSLLRVRRSLTIMGREMDSSDIETAWLLYPCMQVADIFHMDLDVAVGGIDQRKAHMLARDVAEKVGWRKPVCIHTPLLLGLQKPEGINVHEGLFDEDSALNRRLMSKMSKSKPESCIFVHDPPEEIRKKMMNAYCPPRQEEGNPVLEHAQYIIFPICGNMEIQRPSKYGGSIVFENYEELRAAYLRGEVHPLDLKSSVAEALIEILEPVREHFRRKSETLEELEKIEMTR; translated from the coding sequence TTGGATATTAATGGTAAATTGAATCTCATCGTGCGAAACACGGAAGAAATCGTAACGAGAGAGGAGCTCCATAGTCTTCTAGAAACAAAGAGTAGACCGAAAGCCTACTGGGGCTTCGAATGTTCCGGCTTCATGCATGTAGGCATGGGTCTTATATGCGGCTCGAAAATTAAGGATATGGTCAAGGCTGGGTTCGACTTCATAATATTTTTAGCCGATTGGCACAGCTGGATCAACAACAAATTAGGCGGAAAGATGGAAAATATACGTTTAGCGGGAGAGTATTTTAAAGAGTGCTTTGAGGCCCTCGGAGTAATTACTAGTGGAGTGAAGGTTGTTTGGGCCTCAGATATTGTAGGAGATGTTGAATACTGGGAAAAGGTTGTTAGAATTGCTAAATCCTCATCGTTACTTAGAGTTAGAAGGTCTTTGACAATAATGGGTAGAGAAATGGATTCCTCGGATATTGAGACTGCATGGTTACTTTATCCATGCATGCAGGTTGCAGATATCTTTCATATGGATCTTGACGTCGCTGTTGGAGGTATCGATCAGAGAAAAGCGCATATGCTAGCTAGGGATGTTGCGGAAAAAGTTGGCTGGAGGAAGCCTGTGTGCATTCACACCCCGCTGCTCTTAGGGCTGCAAAAGCCTGAAGGTATTAATGTGCATGAAGGCCTTTTTGACGAAGACAGCGCCTTAAACCGGCGGTTAATGTCCAAGATGTCAAAGAGTAAGCCTGAGAGCTGCATATTTGTTCATGACCCTCCTGAAGAGATAAGAAAAAAGATGATGAACGCTTACTGTCCACCCAGACAGGAAGAAGGAAACCCTGTCCTAGAGCATGCCCAGTACATCATATTTCCAATATGCGGGAATATGGAGATTCAGCGTCCATCAAAATATGGCGGATCAATAGTTTTTGAGAATTATGAGGAACTTCGAGCGGCATACCTTAGAGGTGAAGTGCATCCATTAGATTTGAAGAGCAGCGTTGCAGAGGCGCTAATTGAGATCTTAGAACCAGTCAGAGAGCATTTTCGAAGGAAGTCTGAAACATTAGAAGAACTTGAGAAAATTGAAATGACAAGATGA
- a CDS encoding DNA-binding protein, producing MRYFSTKDIGRIFVLRLDPGDYVLESIMDLVEKEGVKEGVVVSAVGTLDRYSAHMVTSTTFPPENLFVTLNDEPMEVLSICGLIVAGEPHLHIVVSDSKKAYGGHLEKGCRTLYVAEIVIIELKSLNLKRVRESDQVKRLTNIEDNK from the coding sequence GTGAGATATTTTTCCACCAAAGATATTGGTAGAATCTTCGTCTTAAGGCTGGATCCTGGGGATTATGTGCTTGAGAGCATCATGGACCTTGTAGAGAAGGAAGGGGTCAAGGAAGGCGTAGTGGTCTCGGCTGTCGGTACATTAGATCGCTACAGTGCTCATATGGTTACTTCAACAACATTCCCGCCTGAGAACTTGTTTGTAACGTTAAATGACGAGCCCATGGAAGTTCTTTCCATATGCGGATTAATAGTTGCTGGTGAACCCCATCTTCATATAGTTGTTTCCGACTCGAAGAAGGCTTATGGAGGGCATCTTGAGAAAGGTTGCAGAACACTATATGTGGCTGAAATCGTGATAATTGAATTGAAATCGCTCAATTTGAAGAGGGTTAGGGAAAGTGACCAGGTGAAAAGACTGACTAATATAGAGGATAACAAGTAA